The following coding sequences are from one Scomber japonicus isolate fScoJap1 chromosome 3, fScoJap1.pri, whole genome shotgun sequence window:
- the LOC128354992 gene encoding protein unc-119 homolog B-like, with protein sequence MNGAKARSDAAPVAENVSGGGHGTAAPAPPRDRKPGGGVLKRLKSRRSQVESRPVTEEDLRTQSGHITPEDVLGLRVATRGYLCKPEDNIYNIDFVRFKIRDLETGTVLFEIAKPPHTEEDEENREGDASAGRFVRYQFTPAFLRLRTVGATVEFTVGNRPLNNFRMIERHYFRDHLLKSFDFDFGFCIPNSRNTCEHIYEFPQLSESLVRQMVECPYETRSDSFYFVENRLVMHNKADYAYNGGQ encoded by the exons ATGAACGGAGCTAAAGCCCGCAGCGACGCAGCGCCTGTTGCTGAAAATGTCTCCGGCGGCGGGCACGGCACTGCGGCTCCGGCTCCTCCGCGGGACCGTAAGCCCGGCGGAGGGGTTCTGAAGAGGCTCAAATCCCGGAGGAGCCAGGTGGAGAGCAGGCCCGTCACGGAGGAGGACCTTCGTACACAGAGCGGACACATCACGCCGGAGGATGTGCTAGGACTGCGGGTGGCTACGCGAG GGTACCTCTGTAAACCTGAGGacaatatttataatattgaCTTTGTACGCTTTAAGATCAGAGACTTGGAGACTGGCACTGTCTTGTTTGAGATCGCCAAGCCACCACACACAG aggaagacgaggaaaaCAGAGAAGGGGATGCCAGCGCAGGCCGATTTGTACGCTACCAGTTCACCCCAGCCTTCCTGCGACTGAGGACTGTGGGAGCTAC GGTGGAATTCACAGTTGGAAATCGGCCGCTAAACAACTTCCGCATGATCGAGAGGCATTACTTCCGTGATCACCTGCTGAAGAGCTTCGACTTTGACTTCGGCTTCTGTATCCCGAACAGCCGCAATACTTGTGAGCACATCTATGAGTTCCCTCAGCTGTCTGAGAGCCTAG TCCGTCAGATGGTGGAGTGTCCTTATGAGACCCGGTCAGACAGCTTCTATTTCGTGGAGAACAGACTGGTCATGCACAACAAGGCAGACTATGCTTATAACGGAGGACAATGA